The genomic stretch ATTCCGCAACGCCAGCTCTGCCTCATCAGCAACGATGTGCAGCGAGCCTTCCTGGGTCTTGATGGTGGGGCGCTCTCCGCTTTGCTCGTTGACGGTCATTTCTGCGCAAGCCGGTTTACAAGGCTGCGAATACTGTCGACGCGCACGAGGGTGCGACGACCGAGCTTAACAGTCTGAATCTCTTCAGCGTTGATCAGTTCATAGAGCTTTGTAGTTCCAACCCCCAAGAGCGCTTTAGCGCCCTCAATCGTGACGGTGATGGGTTCCATGTGCAGTCCTCCATAGTTGGGACCGCAGATGAGCGATCCTTCGTGACCGCTCCCCATTATTCACACGTTTTCGCGATTGGCTTCGTACTTAAATGGATAAATTCATGAGACTAATTTTGTCTATTTTTGTCCAATTCCGTCTTCAATTTCCGGGTTAACCGACGAATTGTGCTGGCTTCACCTCCCCAGTTTTCGGCTAACGACAAGACAGCCCTTGCTGCGCCAGTGTGCGTCTCCACTTCGCCGCGTTGCAACAACTCAACCATCTTCTTTAATGGACGAGAGTCGTCGATATTGGGGCGACCCCGGCGGCGGCGAGAACTTCTAAGCTCATCAATATCAAAGTCGGAAGGTCCTGGAAAAAGGCGCACGATGTTTGTCTCATCAAGCTCCTGATGTGGCCGATAGGGCGCGAGCAGCTTCTGAAGACAGGCTAGATCGAACTCTATGCACAATAGTTGATATTTGAAGTCGGGCAGCCTCTCATCGCGCCCGAGAAATGAACCGTGGTCCCAGAGTTCTTCACTGCCCTCACGCCATGACCAAAATAAGGCTGGAATCTTGACATTGGTGCTTGAGACCCGCTCCCAAGTTATTGGAATGCCATCCTCATGCAAATCGATGGCGAATTGCAAATAAGCCTGTAGCTCATTTCCATCAAAAATCGCCAAACAGTCCTCGTAAGCTTCTCGTTCGCCGCCCAAAGTAAGGGTGGGTCTAACCCACTCCTCGGATCGCGCAGTCGTCTTCAATGTTCCCTGTGCGGCACGAGATATCAGCCACCCTGCAGCTGCTTCCTGCGGTAAATCAGTACATGCTTGGACCATCTCGATCGCTCGTGCTGGTCTAACTTTGTTCAATATCTTGGCCCTCGAAAATATGTTTCGCCCACGCCTCAAGTAGCTCGCGTCGCATCGATACGAATTTGGTGCGGCGATATGCTCGGACAATTTTGTCCGGGACTGCATGCGCGAGCGCAGCCTCAGCAACTGCGTCGGGAATGGCGGGCATTTGCTCGGCCGCCCAATCTCGGAATGAACTACGGAACCCATGTGCATCGAAAGGAAGTCCGGCGTCGCGTAAGACTTTCCGCATCGTCATGTCGCTT from Qipengyuania profundimaris encodes the following:
- a CDS encoding helix-turn-helix domain-containing protein, with translation MEPITVTIEGAKALLGVGTTKLYELINAEEIQTVKLGRRTLVRVDSIRSLVNRLAQK